The following are encoded in a window of Phragmites australis chromosome 22, lpPhrAust1.1, whole genome shotgun sequence genomic DNA:
- the LOC133904999 gene encoding disease resistance protein RGA2-like, whose amino-acid sequence MTGTMTGMEAAVLSAAVSGILKIVGSKLAPLLIKEYSSIVGVKKDLQELHTQVLDINNWLEKAGYYVTRNNPSSSWLEELKDVAYAVDDVVDEFQLKAEKNEVYGDGGIVSKYMYTKPKSVIFQCKAASKVKEIKKRFAAIVKQRSDFSAITNSVPVEHPGRHQNKKTGESLPIVDEASVLGRDQEKHQIISKLIETNDPKEIKTFSIIGLGGSGKTTLAKVVFDDGTVIKKHFQVTQWVHVSQEFDVEELIKKLFEAISGEKSERYPLQQMSKTILGKLTGKRFLLVLDDVWTEDRIKWEEFKVHLKKGAPGSAILLTTRNRKVAETVGSTDPFDLPSLSEDDSWKLFQQRMPAKGLEVGFKEVAKDIMRKCGGLPLAIIVLASVLHGKKRIEQWETVRDNNLLDVEGEEHRVSACLMLSYLNLPSHLKQCFTICSVFLKGCWIDKEQLIDQWIAHDMITPVDDVVNYFEGYECFNYLVQMAFLQDVQELHGRVICTMHDVVHEFARSILGGEISKEPASSTKNCRYFSLTEWPRHHLPKNYFEKARAIYVNQGDNITFGKALKNARHLRSIIVKNMSTEAVPNAMFQLKNLKYLEISGLRCFALPEAISNVWSLQALHIPDSDIVRLPESIGRLQKLRTLNLSACRSLESLPDSIGDCHMISTIDLQHCYSLPVLPNSIGGNKKLRVLRLGCTKIEWLPSSIATLENLHCLDLWMCRNLVELPECIGDLKKLEVLDLEGCKFLRAMPVGIGQLTRLQTMSLFVVGEGEKSARISELGNAARISENLTIRGIQNVIDPDDAHQACLKQKTNLQRLDLQWDREVTVHNDEKGRKVHRWPIKIDLDNVNTELEQAVLDGLEPPSGIQVLKIMRYSGRQYARWMLKQAGGGAQGAPQFTCLKVMELSFLRNIKHLEGLVELPCLEELELYRMFSLESISGGPFPLLVKLTMNGLDCLREVWIVTERTLAGGEEGGGCGNHLGQLQIGSCLSHLTIRDCPELIVKPYLPSSLEYLELYGSKEQRSSLGQGSSWSSSSQPSFSFSHLKELHLGCGWEWELLQYIATLESLTIEDCGNGLRKLLKIEDCDSGLTELPESMQRLTSLRSLKIWRCSKLCMLPEWLGELRSLQKMDIFDCNSMSSLPQSLSHLTSLQRLRLRYCDALHQLPEWLGELRSLREFMIVGLPGLSCLPQSMCRLTSLEWLHIEGRTSIKSLPEWIKGLAALRILSIRDCPDLGRRYQRGKGEDWHLVSHVRRVNIWDD is encoded by the exons ATGACCGGTACGATGACCGGTATGGAAGCTGCCGTATTGTCTGCTGCAGTATCTGGAATATTGAAGATTGTGGGCAGCAAGTTAGCTCCACTACTAATCAAAGAGTACAGCTCTATAGTGGGTGTGAAGAAAGATCTCCAGGAACTCCATACTCAAGTTCTGGATATCAACAATTGGTTGGAAAAAGCAGGATATTATGTTACACGAAATAATCCATCGTCTAGTTGGCTCGAAGAGTTGAAAGATGTAGCTTACGCTGTTGATGATGTTGTCGATGAGTTCCAGCTGAAGGCTGAGAAGAATGAAGTGTATGGTGATGGTGGTATTGTGTCCAAATATATGTACACAAAACCAAAATCAGTTATATTTCAATGCAAGGCAGCCAGCAAGGTCAAGGAAATCAAGAAGAGATTTGCTGCAATTGTGAAGCAAAGATCTGACTTCAGTGCAATAACAAATAGTGTGCCAGTTGAACATCCTGGTCGGCATCAAAACAAGAAAACTGGGGAATCATTGCCAATTGTTGATGAGGCATCAGTACTCGGAAGAGACCAAGAGAAGCACCAGATAATATCTAAACTGATAGAGACTAATGACCCAAAGGAAATCAAGACATTTTCTATCATTGGACTTGGCGGTTCCGGGAAAACTACCTTGGCTAAAGTGGTTTTCGATGATGGTACCGTTATAAAGAAGCATTTTCAAGTTACACAATGGGTTCATGTGTCGCAAGAATTTGATGTTGAAGAGCTCATCAAGAAGCTGTTTGAAGCTATTAGTGGTGAAAAGTCCGAACGATATCCCTTGCAGCAAATGAGCAAAACAATATTAGGCAAGTTGACCGGAAAGAGGTTTCTGCTTGTATTGGATGACGTTTGGACCGAGGACCGAATTAAATGGGAAGAATTCAAGGTACATCTAAAGAAGGGCGCACCTGGAAGCGCAATTTTACTCACTACCCGCAATAGAAAAGTTGCAGAAACAGTGGGATCCACAGACCCATTTGACTTGCCATCCTTATCTGAGGATGATAGCTGGAAACTGTTCCAACAAAGAATGCCTGCAAAAGGTTTAGAGGTTGGATTTAAAGAGGTTGCAAAAGACATCATGAGAAAATGCGGTGGGCTACCACTAGCAATTATAGTTCTTGCAAGTGTCCTCCATGGGAAGAAACGGATAGAACAGTGGGAGACCGTGAGAGACAACAATTTATTAGATGTTGAGGGTGAAGAGCATAGAGTATCCGCGTGCTTGATGTTGAGTTATCTCAATTTGCCATCTCATCTGAAGCAGTGCTTCACAATATGTTCAGTGTTTCTTAAAGGTTGCTGGATTGATAAAGAACAACTGATTGACCAATGGATTGCTCATGATATGATCACTCCAGTGGATGATGTTGTTAATTACTTTGAAGGTTATGAGTGCTTTAATTATCTTGTGCAAATGGCTTTTCTACAAGATGTGCAGGAATTGCATGGGAGAGTGATATGCACGATGCATGATGTGGTTCATGAATTTGCCCGATCCATCTTGGGTGGTGAGATTTCAAAGGAGCCAGCCAGTTCTACAAAGAACTGTAGATACTTCTCTTTAACTGAATGGCCAAGACATCATCTAcctaaaaattattttgaaaaagCACGTGCTATATATGTTAATCAGGGTGATAACATAACATTTGGCAAGGCATTGAAGAATGCAAGACACTTGCGTAGTATCATTGTGAAGAATATGTCTACAGAAGCAGTACCCAATGCCATGTTTCAgctaaaaaatttgaaatatcTTGAGATATCAGGACTACGATGCTTTGCACTTCCAGAGGCTATTTCAAATGTTTGGAGCTTACAAGCGCTTCATATACCAGACAGTGATATTGTCAGGTTGCCTGAATCCATTGGTAGGCTGCAGAAGTTAAGGACACTAAACTTGTCAGCTTGTAGAAGCCTAGAGAGTTTACCAGATTCTATTGGTGATTGCCACATGATTTCAACCATTGATCTTCAGCATTGCTATAGCCTTCCAGTGTTGCCAAACTCTATCGGCGGAAATAAAAAGCTAAGAGTGTTGAGACTAGGTTGCACCAAAATTGAGTGGCTACCATCAAGTATCGCAACACTAGAAAATCTACATTGTTTAGACCTTTGGATGTGTCGCAATCTGGTAGAGTTGCCTGAATGCATTGGGGACTTGAAGAAGCTTGAAGTTTTGGACCTAGAAGGATGTAAATTTTTGAGAGCCATGCCGGTAGGCATTGGACAGCTCACTCGACTACAAACTATGAGTTTGTTTGTTGTGGGCGAGGGTGAAAAATCTGCACGAATCTCAGAACTTGGAAATGCAGCTAGAATTAGTGAGAACCTAACGATCAGAGGTATTCAAAATGTGATAGATCCAGATGATGCACACCAGGCATGCTTGAAACAAAAGACAAACTTACAGCGCTTGGACCTGCAGTGGGATAGGGAAGTCACCGTGCACAATGATGAAAAAGGGAGAAAAGTTCATAGATGGCCTATTAAAATTGACTTGGACAATGTGAATACTGAATTGGAGCAAGCTGTACTTGATGGTCTGGAACCTCCATCAGGGATTCAAGTTCTAAAAATTATGCGGTATTCAGGCAGGCAATACGCACGATGGATGTTGAAGCaagctggtggtggagcacaGGGGGCTCCTCAATTCACATGCTTGAAGGTGATGGAGCTATCGTTTTTAAGAAACATAAAACATCTGGAGGGCCTTGTGGAGTTGCCTTGTTTGGAGGAGCTTGAGCTGTATCGTATGTTCTCTCTTGAGAGCATAAGCGGAGGCCCATTTCCTTTGCTGGTGAAGTTAACAATGAATGGACTGGATTGCCTAAGAGAGGTGTGGATTGTAACAGAGAGGACCTTGGCtggtggagaggagggaggaggctgCGGCAACCACTTGGGACAATTGCAAATTGGTAGTTGTCTATCACATTTAACCATACGGGATTGCCCTGAATTGATAGTGAAGCCGTACTTGCCGTCTTCACTGGAGTATTTGGAGTTGTATGGTAGCAAAGAACAGCGGTCATCATTAGGCCAAGGGTCCTCTTGGTCCTCCAGTTCTCAACCCTCTTTTAGTTTTAGCCACCTGAAGGAGCTTCACTTAGGATGTGGGTGGGAGTGGGAGCTGCTGCAATACATAGCAACACTTGAGTCCTTGACGATTGAGGACTGCGGCAATGGCCTAAGAAAGCTCTTGAAGATTGAGGACTGCGACAGTGGCCTAACAGAGCTACCAGAGAGCATGCAGAGGCTCACGTCCCTTCGATCTCTGAAGATTTGGCGATGCTCTAAACTTTGCATGCTGCCCGAGTGGTTAGGGGAACTCCGGTCTCTGCAAAAGATGGATATCTTTGACTGCAATAGCATGAGCAGCCTTCCCCAATCACTGAGTCATCTCACCTCCCTCCAGAGGCTCCGATTAAGATACTGTGATGCACTTCACCAGCTGCCCGAATGGCTGGGTGAGCTCCGCTCTCTACGGGAATTCATGATTGTCGGTTTGCCGGGCCTGAGCTGCCTTCCCCAATCCATGTGCCGCCTCACCTCCCTTGAATGGCTTCACATAGAGGGGCGCACTAGCATCAAATCCTTGCCGGAATGGATAAAAGGCCTCGCCGCTCTGCGGATATTGTCCATCCGTGACTGCCCTGATCTGGGGAGGCGCTACCAGAGAGGAAAGGGGGAGGACTGGCACCTCGTCTCCCACGTCCGTCGTGTGAATATTTG GGATGATTAG